Genomic DNA from Sporosarcina sp. ANT_H38:
CGGAGGCAATTTCCCTTACACTATCGATATTCAAACCAGCTGAAAAAGATACAAGCTTAAATTTATCCGGGTTCGAACCAATGATATCAAGTGTCTGCAAACCGATGGAGCCTGTAGCCCCTAGCAGACTTATTTTCTTAGTCATATAGACACCCTTTCCGTTACCCTACAAAGTGTAGGAAGTGAAGTAATGGCAATACAAAAAGGAGACTATCAAACCTATCCAGAATCCCACCATGACCTGGCAAGAGTTTTCCTGAATCCTTCACTTCATAATGCCTTTTTAGTGCCGATTCGACAAGATCTCCCAGTTGTCCTATAATAGACGCAATAATCGTCACAACAATTAATATGATATATGTGGAAGCAATCGGGATGAAAGCTTGGAATATGCAAGCAAAAACAATTGCCGACAATATACCGCCTATAAAACCTTCGACTGTCTTATTTGGAGATATTTCCGGCCACAGCTTTCGCTTACCGATTTTCCTACCTATGAAATAAGCACCGGAATCAGTCGTCCAGATTACCATCAATGCATATACGACGTATTCAATTCCAAACAATCTCGTTTCAATCAAATAGTAAAATCCTATTCCGACATACAACGCACCCAAAATAGAAAAAGCGGCATGATCGAACGTAAATCGATTTTTAACAATGACTGTATAAATCAATAAGATGAGGACAATTGGGAATAGCATTTCTATTTTTGTATAACCAACTATTTCGAAGACATCCTCGCTCCAACTGTCAGGCATAAGTAAAATTGCAAGCGCTACCCATGTTAAAATACCTTCAATCGAAAACAGTTGGATTTCTCTCATTCGTAATAGTTCATATAGCCCTATTGTTGCAATTACATAAACAGCAATCGTGAAAGGCAATCCTCCTATTATGACAAGAGGAACGAAAAAGAAAAGCGCAACGATTGCCGTTAATATCCTCTGTTTCAAACGTCTCCATTCCCTTCTACACTTCCAAAGCGTCTATTTCTCAATTGAAATTCTTCGATTGCATTGAGCATACATACCTCATCAAAATCTGGCCATAACACATTTGTAAATGAAAATTCAGCATATGCAAGCTGCCATAACATGAAGTTGGACAACCTAACTTCTCCGCTTGTGCGGATAAGTAAATCGGGTTCCGGCAAGTGCGCAGTCATTAGATGAGATCCAATGAGTGCCTCATCAATATCCCCAGGTTGAATCGAACCATCCGCTATAAGGGTAGCAATTTCCTTTACTGATTCAACAAGTTCCAACCTACTTCCGTAATTCATGGCAAAGTTTAATGTTAAACCGTCATTGTGCTTTGTTTCCTCCATCGCTTTACTAATTGCTGTTTTCGTATGACTTGGCAACATATCAAAGTTTCCAATCATTTCAACTTTCACGTTTTGCTCAATTAGTTCGGGGAGGTAAGTGCTAAGAAATTCTCCAGGAAGTTTCATCAAGAAGTCTATTTCGAGTTTAGGTCGTTTCCAGTTTTCTGTTGAAAAAGCGTAAAGTGTGAGCACTTTTACACCCAGGTCATTTGCAATACGTGTTATTACACGGACCTTTTTCATCCCTTCATGATGGCCTGCAATTCTCGGTAAATTACGCTGTTTCGCCCACCTGCCGTTGCCGTCCATAATAATTGCGACATGGGCAGGAATTTGCCTGCTTTGAAGTGTTGCAATACGGTCCGAAATTGAACCAGCTACCACTACAGTTTTTTTCCCGAAAAGTTTTTCCAGCATATCATTTCCTCCACTCAGCTACTCTCAGAGCAAGTACATACTCTATCGTAACAAATTAGACGGTTAATTTCATTTTTTATTGCAGTTCAGAACAAAAGCGTAGGTCGACGCCGCATTTTTTTCTAGGTGGGATACAGTTCAATCCCTTCCTGCTGCGTAACTCACATCCTATGCCCCTCCGAGCATTTGTGGCCCGGAGTCTAGACGTGAAGACTCTACGATTTAAA
This window encodes:
- a CDS encoding phosphatidate cytidylyltransferase, with the protein product MKQRILTAIVALFFFVPLVIIGGLPFTIAVYVIATIGLYELLRMREIQLFSIEGILTWVALAILLMPDSWSEDVFEIVGYTKIEMLFPIVLILLIYTVIVKNRFTFDHAAFSILGALYVGIGFYYLIETRLFGIEYVVYALMVIWTTDSGAYFIGRKIGKRKLWPEISPNKTVEGFIGGILSAIVFACIFQAFIPIASTYIILIVVTIIASIIGQLGDLVESALKRHYEVKDSGKLLPGHGGILDRFDSLLFVLPLLHFLHFVG
- a CDS encoding isoprenyl transferase translates to MLEKLFGKKTVVVAGSISDRIATLQSRQIPAHVAIIMDGNGRWAKQRNLPRIAGHHEGMKKVRVITRIANDLGVKVLTLYAFSTENWKRPKLEIDFLMKLPGEFLSTYLPELIEQNVKVEMIGNFDMLPSHTKTAISKAMEETKHNDGLTLNFAMNYGSRLELVESVKEIATLIADGSIQPGDIDEALIGSHLMTAHLPEPDLLIRTSGEVRLSNFMLWQLAYAEFSFTNVLWPDFDEVCMLNAIEEFQLRNRRFGSVEGNGDV